A genomic stretch from sulfur-oxidizing endosymbiont of Gigantopelta aegis includes:
- a CDS encoding antirestriction protein, whose protein sequence is MTNVELQDNVVTAVKIAEEDRMNVLPSVFGNRFMSAESAIYTFMERLSCDYHGGYWEFMALSNGGFFMYPAIEKDLRITVNGNYFDDTVSKQTAGIIACLFAYSHLSFNDDSGRFADLYHLLLEYADGLDEGMKVFSAID, encoded by the coding sequence ATGACCAATGTTGAATTGCAAGATAATGTTGTCACTGCTGTTAAGATTGCCGAAGAAGATAGAATGAATGTTTTACCATCAGTTTTTGGTAATCGTTTCATGAGCGCGGAGAGCGCAATTTATACCTTTATGGAAAGATTGAGCTGTGACTATCACGGCGGATACTGGGAATTTATGGCTCTGAGTAACGGAGGATTCTTTATGTATCCAGCCATAGAAAAGGACTTGAGGATAACAGTAAATGGGAATTATTTTGATGATACCGTGAGCAAGCAGACTGCCGGGATTATCGCTTGTTTGTTTGCATATTCACATTTGTCATTCAATGATGATTCTGGCAGATTTGCTGACCTTTATCATTTGTTGCTTGAATATGCTGATGGCTTGGATGAGGGCATGAAGGTGTTTAGTGCGATTGACTAG
- a CDS encoding ParA family protein — translation MKTICISNQKGGVGKSTIAVHLAQHIIEKNNRVLFVDIDPQANASKTIRQISDVLPVDASQLFTDELDDLADGSGAISLIQADEKMADIERSDPNVLLKFKKNLSSISGQFDYCIIDTPPTLGIRMTAALIASQYVLAPIELEEYSIDGITKMLQTIFGVQNKWNQDLKFLGMLPNRFNPRSLAQKATLESLLKSYAHLLIPAPIGIRSSIPEALNEGIPVWKLKKTAARVAGQEFKKAFSIIDKKLEGEKE, via the coding sequence ATGAAAACAATTTGCATATCCAATCAAAAAGGGGGAGTTGGAAAAAGCACAATAGCCGTGCATCTTGCCCAGCATATTATTGAAAAAAACAATCGGGTGTTATTTGTTGATATAGATCCACAGGCGAATGCGAGTAAAACAATACGTCAGATTTCGGATGTTTTGCCCGTTGATGCCAGCCAATTATTTACCGATGAACTGGATGACCTAGCGGATGGCTCTGGAGCTATTAGTTTGATTCAGGCTGATGAAAAAATGGCGGATATTGAACGCTCTGATCCTAATGTTTTACTGAAGTTTAAAAAGAATTTATCGTCGATCAGTGGTCAGTTTGATTACTGCATAATTGATACGCCACCAACTCTGGGCATCCGAATGACTGCGGCTTTGATAGCGAGTCAGTATGTTTTGGCACCTATCGAACTTGAAGAATATAGTATTGATGGCATTACAAAAATGTTACAAACTATTTTCGGTGTTCAGAATAAGTGGAATCAGGATTTAAAATTTTTAGGTATGTTGCCAAATCGTTTCAATCCGAGGTCATTGGCACAAAAGGCTACGCTGGAGAGTTTGCTGAAAAGTTATGCTCATTTGTTAATACCTGCGCCGATAGGCATCCGTTCATCGATCCCGGAGGCACTGAATGAAGGGATACCTGTCTGGAAGCTCAAAAAAACAGCGGCCAGAGTTGCCGGGCAAGAATTTAAAAAAGCATTTTCGATTATTGATAAAAAATTGGAAGGAGAAAAAGAATGA
- a CDS encoding ParB/RepB/Spo0J family partition protein yields the protein MSKGADLSGLDDFNVSSLLTGNKKAKRANEGQLSYAPIDKFIEDENNARQSFDSDKLNELVESIKAISPVTNKMTGVKQPLSVRRHPDKEGYFIINGGHRRYRAAKIAGLTELPYFISDENDELDNVVDNLIREGLKADEVAKFIEARILAGDKKSEIAKRLGKQLSYVSDHAVFSQLDDSIKSIFDEKYCESIRGLAKLHRAFKKHPDKVKNYCKNLHQKVSVSDIDFFIKSLDETQKQDNKNNDLVDSDDSKSDSVENNNEREIEPQEPKHEPHESKAIKQQTREEPEKDVSKDQANFRKVRIRVNALGNKGDLLLRPCEIDDNGDVLLWVKLDEEDEPVQCFSHSIQIDEISGC from the coding sequence ATGAGTAAAGGGGCTGATTTATCAGGACTGGACGATTTTAATGTTTCATCGTTATTGACCGGCAACAAAAAAGCAAAACGGGCGAATGAGGGGCAATTGAGCTATGCGCCGATTGATAAGTTCATCGAGGATGAAAATAACGCAAGACAGTCATTTGATTCAGATAAATTGAATGAGTTGGTTGAATCCATCAAAGCTATATCACCAGTGACAAACAAGATGACAGGGGTTAAGCAGCCGTTGTCTGTCAGGAGGCATCCAGACAAGGAGGGATATTTTATTATCAATGGTGGCCATCGGCGTTATCGGGCGGCAAAGATCGCGGGGCTAACGGAATTACCGTATTTCATTTCAGATGAAAATGATGAACTGGATAATGTTGTCGATAATCTGATTCGGGAAGGATTAAAAGCTGATGAGGTGGCTAAGTTTATTGAAGCGAGAATTTTGGCTGGGGATAAGAAAAGCGAAATCGCAAAACGATTGGGAAAACAATTATCGTATGTTTCAGATCATGCGGTGTTTTCGCAATTAGATGACAGTATTAAATCAATTTTTGATGAAAAGTATTGTGAGTCAATTAGAGGGTTGGCAAAGTTACACCGTGCCTTTAAAAAACACCCTGATAAAGTAAAAAATTACTGTAAAAACCTACATCAAAAAGTGTCCGTTTCTGATATTGATTTTTTTATCAAGTCTCTGGATGAAACTCAAAAGCAGGACAACAAAAATAATGATTTAGTGGATTCTGATGATAGTAAGTCCGATTCAGTTGAAAATAACAATGAGCGGGAAATAGAACCTCAAGAACCGAAACATGAACCCCATGAATCAAAAGCGATAAAACAGCAAACCAGAGAGGAACCAGAAAAGGATGTTTCTAAGGATCAGGCCAATTTTAGGAAAGTCAGAATAAGAGTGAATGCCCTTGGTAACAAAGGTGATTTATTATTAAGGCCATGTGAAATTGACGATAATGGGGATGTGTTGCTTTGGGTGAAATTGGACGAAGAAGATGAACCTGTGCAATGTTTTTCACATTCAATTCAGATTGATGAAATTTCAGGATGTTAG
- a CDS encoding plasmid mobilization protein — translation MARIEVRLKDEEKKAWEAFCQKQGVTGAAMLRRMIQHVTQGEVNFQYETKEPKDGVLRVRFNKKDIPLIEARLKDEGFATKSEWIRAVILNVLDKHPTFTENEIFAIREANRELSSIGRNLNQIARKLNIDPDKAEGPEEKLLVEIAKEIREQQTRIMKLLDRSENRWSIE, via the coding sequence ATGGCCAGAATTGAAGTAAGATTAAAGGATGAAGAAAAAAAAGCATGGGAGGCATTCTGTCAAAAGCAAGGCGTAACCGGGGCGGCCATGCTGAGAAGAATGATTCAGCATGTAACCCAAGGTGAAGTTAATTTTCAATATGAAACCAAGGAACCCAAGGATGGCGTTTTACGGGTGCGCTTCAACAAAAAAGATATACCGTTGATAGAAGCCCGTTTGAAAGATGAAGGCTTTGCAACTAAAAGCGAATGGATAAGAGCCGTTATTCTGAATGTACTGGATAAACATCCAACCTTTACAGAAAATGAAATTTTCGCCATCCGGGAAGCGAACAGAGAATTATCATCTATCGGACGAAACCTGAATCAGATTGCAAGGAAGTTAAATATTGACCCGGACAAAGCCGAAGGCCCGGAAGAAAAATTGTTAGTTGAGATAGCAAAGGAAATCCGGGAGCAACAGACACGAATTATGAAATTGCTGGATCGTTCTGAAAACAGGTGGAGTATTGAATAA
- a CDS encoding relaxase/mobilization nuclease domain-containing protein: protein MADYESSLHGFLEEPVKYRGKVKIDPGRRVTSRGKRVIRRSPEVMVKITGNTKGVSHTGSHLDYISRNGDLKLENERGEVIEGKEAMKELKEEWAVGQGRGRKNKRLTTNIILSMPKGTNTKGLVKAARGFASKTFGDNYQYVFVLHEDSEGENPHVHLTVRNLGFDGKRLHIKKGDPQIWRETFATELRWYGIDAEATPRAVRGVVKKGVSQVIKHIRKSGRTAQVDKDKVDEIIKEFAKKEQKEKPWEEKIINRQNVIRKLWLGTAQKLLKSKSQEDQELGNEIVDYVNTMPPLKTERHEMMEKMLDMTIKQEKEMQAKGNENGQER, encoded by the coding sequence ATGGCAGACTATGAGAGTTCACTACATGGTTTTTTGGAGGAGCCGGTTAAGTATCGCGGAAAAGTTAAAATTGATCCGGGGAGACGAGTAACATCACGGGGAAAAAGAGTTATTCGGCGGAGTCCAGAGGTCATGGTGAAGATAACAGGGAATACCAAGGGCGTTAGTCATACCGGATCACATTTAGACTATATCAGTCGAAATGGTGATTTAAAACTGGAGAATGAGCGCGGAGAAGTCATCGAAGGCAAGGAGGCAATGAAAGAATTAAAAGAGGAATGGGCGGTTGGTCAGGGTAGAGGGCGAAAAAATAAGCGATTGACCACAAATATTATTTTATCCATGCCGAAAGGAACCAATACAAAAGGATTGGTGAAGGCGGCTAGGGGGTTTGCCAGCAAAACATTTGGTGATAATTATCAATATGTATTTGTTCTGCATGAAGATTCAGAAGGTGAAAATCCTCATGTGCATTTGACTGTTCGTAATCTAGGTTTTGATGGTAAGAGATTACATATTAAAAAAGGTGATCCGCAAATATGGCGAGAGACGTTTGCGACTGAACTACGGTGGTATGGGATTGATGCTGAGGCGACACCAAGAGCGGTGCGTGGTGTCGTAAAAAAAGGTGTTAGCCAGGTTATAAAACATATCAGGAAAAGTGGCAGAACGGCTCAGGTGGATAAAGATAAGGTTGATGAAATCATCAAGGAGTTTGCAAAAAAGGAACAGAAGGAAAAGCCTTGGGAAGAAAAAATCATAAATCGACAAAATGTTATCAGAAAATTATGGTTGGGAACCGCACAGAAGTTGCTAAAAAGTAAAAGCCAGGAAGATCAAGAATTAGGTAATGAGATTGTTGATTATGTGAATACGATGCCGCCATTGAAAACAGAGCGGCATGAAATGATGGAAAAAATGTTGGATATGACTATTAAACAGGAAAAGGAAATGCAGGCAAAGGGGAACGAGAATGGGCAAGAGCGATAA
- a CDS encoding TraX family protein has product MGKSDKFILSDGSVELLKWVAVCLMVVDHVNKYLFGEAYPVMFSFGRLVLPIFVVVLAYNLSRDDGLRKGVYLRAMKRMVIFGLLATPAFVGLGGDLALVKDGQELWWILNILFTLALLTWCLYCFDRGQTDNYWNWVGWGSFLFGGAFVEFWWGALGLGIAVWLYYKNLDSGVTWSLLGFSLFFLLVVNIGNWWFLMAFPLIYLASKIPVQITRMKWFFYGFYPVHLSIIWWIKHYML; this is encoded by the coding sequence ATGGGCAAGAGCGATAAGTTTATATTGTCAGATGGCAGTGTTGAATTGTTGAAATGGGTGGCAGTTTGCTTGATGGTGGTAGATCATGTGAATAAATATCTGTTCGGCGAAGCCTATCCTGTTATGTTCAGTTTTGGGCGACTGGTATTACCCATCTTTGTCGTCGTGCTGGCTTATAATCTTTCAAGGGATGATGGATTGAGGAAAGGGGTTTATTTACGGGCAATGAAGCGTATGGTTATTTTTGGCTTGTTAGCGACACCGGCATTTGTCGGTTTGGGCGGTGATTTGGCATTGGTTAAAGACGGCCAGGAACTATGGTGGATACTGAATATTTTATTTACTTTGGCACTTCTAACATGGTGCTTATATTGTTTCGATAGAGGTCAAACAGATAATTATTGGAATTGGGTTGGGTGGGGTTCTTTTTTATTTGGAGGGGCTTTTGTGGAATTTTGGTGGGGAGCGTTAGGGTTAGGGATTGCAGTATGGTTATATTATAAAAATCTGGATAGTGGTGTAACTTGGTCGTTACTAGGTTTTTCTTTGTTTTTTTTATTGGTTGTGAACATTGGAAATTGGTGGTTTTTAATGGCGTTTCCACTGATCTATTTAGCATCAAAGATTCCTGTTCAAATTACTAGAATGAAATGGTTTTTTTATGGATTTTATCCAGTACATTTATCTATTATTTGGTGGATAAAGCACTATATGTTGTGA
- a CDS encoding transposase, with the protein MLIDRGYNQPKSLVPFIDRGGDIVLRYNAHSMNLYELDEHGKMIKIDWETKLQRLGKQAGAIPVYLCHDTKRIACTVHAVPLPAEKAAQARRKAKLRAQNKGRTAQEKTLYLSEWVLILTSVPVELLSTETAAALYRVRWQVELVIKRLKSLLAINQLRARKDSQLAELYLQGKLLYAVVTEKIAQRCFTKALTKMDGPRALTPWRLYKTIAEDIKSGLNACFPRCRVYLNRFWE; encoded by the coding sequence GTGTTGATTGATCGTGGCTACAATCAACCGAAGTCGTTGGTGCCTTTTATTGACCGAGGTGGCGATATTGTGCTGCGCTATAACGCACACAGCATGAATTTATACGAGCTTGACGAGCACGGCAAAATGATAAAAATTGACTGGGAAACGAAATTACAACGTCTCGGGAAACAAGCGGGGGCTATTCCGGTTTATTTGTGCCATGATACTAAACGAATCGCCTGCACGGTACATGCGGTTCCGTTACCTGCCGAAAAAGCGGCGCAAGCCCGGCGTAAAGCGAAACTCAGAGCGCAGAACAAAGGACGTACAGCCCAGGAAAAAACGCTCTATCTCAGTGAATGGGTCTTAATTTTAACGTCCGTGCCGGTCGAGTTGCTCAGCACCGAAACGGCTGCCGCGCTCTATCGTGTACGCTGGCAGGTGGAATTGGTGATCAAACGGCTGAAAAGCCTGTTGGCGATCAATCAATTACGTGCCCGTAAAGACAGTCAATTGGCCGAATTGTATTTACAGGGCAAACTTCTGTATGCGGTGGTTACGGAAAAGATCGCGCAGCGGTGTTTTACCAAGGCCTTGACGAAAATGGATGGGCCGCGTGCATTGACACCCTGGCGTTTGTATAAAACGATTGCTGAGGACATTAAATCAGGATTGAACGCCTGTTTTCCTCGTTGCAGAGTCTACCTGAACCGATTTTGGGAATGA
- a CDS encoding nucleotidyl transferase AbiEii/AbiGii toxin family protein: MENKQLEGLTDDQKEHVSFMMEITKSVADTPMVLKGGTALLLAYGLDRFSEDLDFDSTQAINLEKRIYDAGKRSKVRIGKIFVKKNTGTTRRYIVNYEGRHRPRSLKIETSFRKSAIENESTEILNGIKVYKLNTLISQKLDAGLNRSKVRDLYDIAFLSRNYQHLFTSENIEKLAEFGSDPDSLVSRYQQDHVLDSILKDRSLDEMALQVSLNLDNLRERQTNNITRLAEKFSQDKFNNTEDQQRFVSSVNTQVESIKEEATQDQNFER; encoded by the coding sequence GTGGAAAACAAGCAACTGGAAGGGCTGACGGACGATCAAAAAGAGCATGTCAGCTTTATGATGGAAATCACCAAATCAGTAGCCGATACACCAATGGTTTTAAAAGGTGGTACTGCATTATTATTGGCTTATGGTTTAGATAGGTTCTCAGAAGATTTGGATTTTGATAGCACTCAGGCTATCAATCTTGAAAAAAGGATTTATGATGCCGGGAAGCGATCAAAAGTCAGGATAGGTAAGATTTTTGTAAAAAAAAATACTGGGACAACAAGGCGGTATATTGTTAATTATGAAGGAAGGCATCGCCCACGAAGTTTAAAAATAGAAACATCATTCCGAAAGTCAGCTATTGAAAATGAATCAACAGAAATTTTGAATGGGATCAAAGTTTATAAGTTAAATACTTTAATTTCACAAAAGCTGGATGCAGGATTGAACAGATCAAAAGTAAGAGATTTGTATGATATTGCTTTTTTAAGCAGAAACTATCAACATTTATTCACTTCCGAAAATATAGAGAAATTAGCTGAATTTGGTAGCGACCCTGATTCCTTGGTAAGTCGGTATCAACAAGATCATGTCTTAGATTCCATTTTAAAAGATAGATCATTAGATGAAATGGCATTGCAGGTAAGTTTAAATTTGGATAACTTGAGAGAGAGACAAACGAACAATATTACCCGATTGGCGGAAAAATTCAGTCAGGACAAATTTAACAATACCGAAGATCAGCAACGCTTTGTTAGCAGTGTGAATACACAAGTTGAAAGCATCAAGGAAGAAGCAACACAAGATCAGAATTTTGAAAGATAA
- a CDS encoding IS5 family transposase, translating into MPRQMLTDELWEKLKIIMLKMGIYDKPCLRKTVEGIFYRLRVGCPWRDLPTAFGNWNAVYKRFNDWSRKEKLMGIFNALVVDPDLEWEFIDGSIVKAHQHSSGAACEQETAIGKSVAGNTSKIHMAVDACGLPIHFSVTGGEVHDCKEAPKLVAELPKGDYIVADRGYDSEALRLQIKDKGAVPVIPRKKNSTRGNDEMDWCLYKYRHLVENVFARLKHFRAIATRYDKLKRNFEGSIALACAFLWLPM; encoded by the coding sequence ATGCCCCGACAAATGCTTACGGATGAACTTTGGGAGAAACTGAAGATAATTATGTTGAAAATGGGAATTTATGACAAACCTTGTCTTCGAAAAACAGTCGAAGGTATTTTTTATCGCTTGCGAGTAGGTTGTCCCTGGAGAGATTTACCCACGGCTTTTGGTAATTGGAATGCGGTATATAAACGATTCAATGACTGGTCTCGTAAAGAAAAACTGATGGGTATTTTTAACGCCTTGGTTGTTGATCCAGACCTGGAATGGGAATTTATTGATGGGAGTATTGTGAAAGCACATCAGCATAGTAGTGGTGCGGCCTGTGAACAAGAAACAGCGATAGGGAAATCTGTCGCCGGGAACACCAGTAAAATTCATATGGCCGTTGATGCCTGTGGTCTTCCTATTCATTTCTCAGTGACAGGCGGCGAAGTTCATGACTGTAAAGAAGCACCGAAATTAGTTGCAGAGCTCCCAAAAGGTGACTATATAGTTGCTGACAGAGGCTATGACAGTGAAGCATTACGTCTTCAAATTAAAGACAAAGGGGCTGTTCCTGTTATCCCAAGAAAAAAGAATTCAACTCGGGGAAATGATGAAATGGATTGGTGTCTCTACAAATATCGCCATCTCGTTGAAAATGTGTTTGCAAGACTTAAGCATTTCAGAGCGATCGCCACGCGATATGACAAACTCAAACGAAATTTTGAAGGCTCTATCGCTCTGGCTTGCGCCTTTTTATGGTTACCTATGTGA
- a CDS encoding transposase: protein MVDSGSLSFVIIDGSTVQEPGATETTYRLHIAIDLISLTLRQVEVSTDKIGESLDHYVLESGDVVLIDRGYNQPKSLVPFIDRGGDIVLRYNAHSMNLYELDEHGKMIKIDWETKLQRLGKQAGAIPVYLCHDTKRIACTVHAVPLPAEKAAQARRKAKLRAQNKGRTAQEKTLYLSEWVLILTSVPVELLSTETAAALYRVRWQVELVIKRLKSLLAINQLRARKDSQLAELYLQGKLLYAVVTEKIAQRCFTKALTKMDGPRALTPWRLYKTIAEDIKSGLNACFPKQERFQRDYLKSVSERPRKRSLQSLPEPILGMIRQCRELGVSRV from the coding sequence GTGGTTGACAGTGGTTCATTAAGCTTCGTTATTATTGATGGCTCGACCGTGCAGGAACCCGGTGCGACAGAAACCACGTATCGGCTACATATCGCGATAGATTTGATTTCACTGACATTGCGCCAGGTTGAAGTCAGTACGGACAAGATTGGCGAAAGCCTTGACCATTATGTGCTGGAATCGGGCGATGTCGTGTTGATTGATCGTGGCTACAATCAACCGAAGTCGTTGGTGCCTTTTATTGACCGAGGTGGCGATATTGTGCTGCGCTATAACGCACACAGCATGAATTTATACGAGCTTGACGAGCACGGCAAAATGATAAAAATTGACTGGGAAACGAAATTACAACGTCTCGGGAAACAAGCGGGGGCTATTCCGGTTTATTTGTGCCATGATACTAAACGAATCGCCTGCACGGTACATGCGGTTCCGTTACCTGCCGAAAAAGCGGCGCAAGCCCGGCGTAAAGCGAAACTCAGAGCGCAGAACAAAGGACGTACAGCCCAGGAAAAAACGCTCTATCTCAGTGAATGGGTCTTAATTTTAACGTCCGTGCCGGTCGAGTTGCTCAGCACCGAAACGGCTGCCGCGCTCTATCGTGTACGCTGGCAGGTGGAATTGGTGATCAAACGGCTGAAAAGCCTGTTGGCGATCAATCAATTACGTGCCCGTAAAGACAGTCAATTGGCCGAATTGTATTTACAGGGCAAACTTCTGTATGCGGTGGTTACGGAAAAGATCGCGCAGCGGTGTTTTACCAAGGCCTTGACGAAAATGGATGGGCCGCGTGCATTGACACCCTGGCGTTTGTATAAAACGATTGCTGAGGACATTAAATCAGGATTGAACGCCTGTTTTCCGAAGCAAGAACGCTTTCAGCGTGATTATTTGAAAAGCGTTAGCGAACGCCCGAGAAAACGTTCGTTGCAGAGTCTACCTGAACCGATTTTGGGAATGATTCGACAATGCAGAGAGCTGGGCGTAAGTCGTGTTTAA
- a CDS encoding ArdC family protein: MTEKAFIENIGNSFLDNHKGLDDIEIRVGSPEELFGEKGKSLGDFQGAFFPKSRIVAVNNEAINSLEGLEKTLRHELIGHAGINTFSPDDKAKLLDAITHSPDKEIQEQRDQLKKLYPNHDDNRLAEEVFATISETEYDVPVRFNESIRADNLSMDNLKAISKYVSEGLKTGQITQQTFPESDQAQFQKTGKKEPYYETVANKLIEQLEQGTAPWQKPWEASFDAIPHNAVTGNRYKGINALHLSMQGRSDPRWLTYKQAQSVNAQVRKGEKGTRIEYYKFEEEKLKRDENGKPVLDADGNKVKIKIKLDTPRVFSATVFNAEQVDGLPELENKSKEMSWEEVERVEKILNNSGVPLHHDQSDSAYYIPSKDEIHLPKKEQFDDAGKYYATALHELGHSTGHPSRLDRDLSGRFGSESYAKEELRAEISSLMTGTELGVGHDPGQHAAYVKSWIKVLKDDPKEILIASKDAEKITNLVLSYEKEKSQSITSEQIKSSEVSEAFKSGVEKAISATDYDNPYHPSSPEFKEFSAGFNNAKREITDSIADRIYSEKKEENPQLSEAFKQGIKEAILPSNQFDNPYPIGSPEYKEFNNGLHQTQKAVPIKLAKKFTENFKTEDDKNRFIEQVQKQLENKIEQPTLNVKIKEPTQPDMER; the protein is encoded by the coding sequence ATGACAGAAAAAGCATTCATTGAAAATATTGGTAATTCATTCCTTGATAATCACAAAGGACTCGATGATATTGAAATCCGAGTCGGAAGCCCTGAAGAACTGTTTGGCGAAAAAGGCAAATCATTAGGCGATTTTCAAGGTGCTTTTTTTCCAAAAAGCCGGATAGTTGCTGTTAATAATGAAGCCATCAATTCCTTGGAAGGTCTTGAAAAAACACTCAGGCATGAATTGATTGGCCATGCCGGGATCAACACTTTTTCGCCTGATGACAAAGCTAAACTGCTTGATGCAATTACGCATTCCCCGGATAAGGAAATTCAGGAACAAAGAGACCAGTTAAAAAAGCTGTACCCGAACCACGATGACAACCGATTAGCTGAAGAAGTTTTCGCCACCATCTCGGAAACTGAATATGATGTCCCTGTCCGGTTCAATGAGTCTATCCGTGCGGATAATCTCAGCATGGATAATCTGAAAGCTATCTCAAAATATGTTTCAGAAGGATTGAAAACCGGGCAAATTACCCAACAAACTTTTCCTGAATCAGACCAAGCCCAGTTCCAGAAAACCGGGAAAAAAGAACCTTACTATGAAACGGTTGCCAATAAATTGATTGAGCAACTCGAACAAGGAACAGCCCCTTGGCAAAAACCTTGGGAAGCAAGTTTCGATGCTATCCCTCATAATGCAGTGACAGGCAATCGATATAAGGGCATTAACGCCCTTCACCTTTCTATGCAAGGGCGAAGCGATCCCCGTTGGCTGACATATAAGCAGGCACAGTCAGTTAATGCACAGGTCAGAAAAGGTGAAAAAGGCACTCGGATTGAATACTATAAATTTGAAGAAGAAAAACTGAAACGTGATGAAAATGGTAAACCCGTCCTTGATGCCGATGGCAACAAAGTAAAAATAAAAATCAAACTAGACACACCGAGGGTATTTTCAGCAACCGTTTTCAATGCAGAGCAAGTCGATGGTTTGCCGGAACTGGAAAACAAAAGCAAAGAAATGTCTTGGGAAGAAGTCGAAAGAGTGGAGAAAATCCTGAACAATTCCGGCGTTCCACTTCACCACGACCAATCAGACAGTGCTTATTACATACCAAGTAAAGACGAAATTCATTTACCAAAGAAAGAACAGTTTGATGATGCCGGTAAATATTATGCAACTGCCTTGCATGAATTGGGTCACTCAACCGGCCATCCTTCCAGACTGGATCGGGATTTATCAGGCAGATTCGGTTCCGAAAGCTATGCCAAAGAAGAACTACGGGCCGAAATAAGCAGTTTAATGACTGGAACAGAATTAGGGGTTGGCCATGATCCGGGCCAACATGCCGCTTACGTTAAAAGCTGGATAAAAGTTCTCAAGGATGATCCAAAAGAAATTTTAATAGCAAGTAAAGATGCCGAGAAGATAACAAATTTGGTGTTGAGCTATGAAAAAGAAAAATCTCAATCTATAACATCAGAACAAATTAAAAGTTCAGAAGTATCAGAAGCATTCAAATCTGGCGTAGAAAAAGCAATATCTGCAACTGACTACGACAACCCTTATCATCCAAGCTCACCAGAATTTAAAGAGTTTAGCGCTGGATTTAATAACGCAAAAAGGGAAATTACAGACTCTATAGCCGATAGAATTTATAGTGAAAAAAAAGAAGAAAACCCTCAGCTCTCAGAAGCCTTTAAACAAGGTATAAAAGAAGCAATCTTACCTAGTAATCAATTCGACAATCCCTACCCTATTGGATCACCAGAATATAAAGAATTTAACAATGGGCTACATCAAACTCAAAAAGCCGTACCAATAAAATTGGCTAAAAAATTTACCGAAAATTTTAAGACCGAAGATGATAAAAATAGGTTTATTGAACAAGTACAAAAACAACTTGAAAATAAAATAGAACAGCCTACTTTAAATGTCAAAATTAAAGAACCTACCCAGCCGGATATGGAAAGATAA